Proteins from one Brevibacillus humidisoli genomic window:
- a CDS encoding trans-sulfuration enzyme family protein, with amino-acid sequence MSERFETKTVHISHSPLGPGVSKTTPIYQTSVFAFSGLEEVEQYYEGNQGYLYTRNGNPNQVELAAAIAALEEAEDGVSAASGMAAIMAGLLAVLSPGDHILVSDELYGGTYALLAKELSRFQIEMDLIDLKRAGSLSGHIRPQTKMLLFETITNPLLTVVDMPHWITEAKQHGLVTMIDNTFATPYLVRPIRFGADLVVHSATKYIGGHSDVTAGVLVGRAGLVQRAREVIVNYGASLSPFEAWLAARGVKTLALRMERQCDNAKQVADFLRRHPDVEQTYYPGEEDVSFFHCRKQGAMISFRLRDESRVYAFYRSLKWIKLAPSLAGVETSVSHPVTTSHRALSEEQRQTTGITSGLVRLSVGIEAYQDIIAELTSALLSE; translated from the coding sequence ATGAGTGAACGTTTTGAGACCAAAACCGTACATATTAGCCACTCCCCGCTCGGCCCAGGGGTAAGCAAGACGACACCGATTTACCAGACCTCCGTCTTTGCCTTTTCCGGATTGGAGGAAGTGGAGCAATACTACGAGGGGAACCAGGGGTACCTCTATACGCGCAACGGCAACCCCAACCAGGTCGAACTAGCAGCGGCGATTGCCGCTCTCGAAGAAGCAGAAGACGGAGTCAGCGCAGCATCGGGTATGGCTGCGATCATGGCAGGACTGCTTGCAGTGCTGTCTCCAGGCGATCATATCCTGGTCTCGGACGAGTTGTACGGCGGTACTTATGCACTGCTGGCCAAAGAGCTGTCGCGGTTCCAGATCGAAATGGATTTGATCGATTTGAAGCGGGCAGGCTCCTTGAGCGGGCATATCCGTCCCCAGACAAAAATGCTGTTGTTTGAGACGATCACCAATCCGCTGCTCACGGTAGTAGACATGCCTCATTGGATAACAGAGGCGAAGCAGCACGGTCTGGTGACGATGATTGACAATACCTTCGCTACACCTTATTTGGTGCGGCCGATTCGTTTTGGAGCTGATCTGGTTGTCCACAGCGCCACTAAGTATATCGGCGGGCATAGTGATGTCACAGCAGGCGTTCTGGTTGGCAGAGCTGGGCTGGTCCAGCGGGCACGTGAGGTGATCGTCAACTATGGCGCTTCCCTCAGTCCTTTTGAAGCATGGTTGGCGGCACGCGGTGTCAAGACGCTGGCACTGCGTATGGAGCGACAGTGTGACAACGCAAAACAAGTAGCCGATTTTCTGAGACGTCATCCGGATGTCGAGCAGACCTATTATCCTGGAGAAGAGGATGTCTCCTTTTTTCACTGCCGTAAGCAGGGAGCGATGATATCGTTTAGGCTGCGAGATGAGAGTCGCGTGTATGCGTTTTATCGATCGCTCAAGTGGATCAAGCTGGCTCCTTCGCTCGCTGGTGTCGAGACCTCTGTTTCCCATCCGGTCACGACTTCCCATCGCGCTCTCAGCGAAGAGCAGCGGCAGACGACCGGCATCACAAGCGGTTTGGTCCGTTTATCAGTTGGGATTGAAGCTTATCAAGACATTATTGCTGAATTAACGTCTGCGCTGTTGAGCGAGTGA